In Formosa haliotis, the sequence CACACCAACATCTAATCCTTTAACCTGTTCGGAAAGGTTTTCAACATGCAATATATCATGAATATGATGAATATAATCGGCACGACCAGGAATAGGAGGACACAAATAGCCTTTAGGAATTCTCCAATCGCGTAGCCCATAATCGGCTAAAAAAATAGCTTTATTAAGATGAAAAACAGATTCACTTTTAGCAAAGTCGATGGTTCTTTTTTGTGTCAACGGACTAGTAAAAACGAAAGAATTTAACTTTGGATGAGCAAGAATTAACGCATCAAAATCGTACGATTTTTTATGCTTATTTTTAGAATGCATAGTTTTTATTTGTCGCAAAGATAGACTAAAATACAGCAACAATTCAGAAAACCATTTTTGTGTTAAAACACGCTTTAAATACTTTACCTTTGCAAGCAGAAATATATATTATGGCAACATTTAAACATTTAGGCGTTAAGCCCGAATTTGTAAAGTCTTTAAAGGAATTAAACATTAAATTCCCTACAGAAATTCAAGAAAAAGCAATTCCTGTTTTATTACAATCTCAAACCGATTTTATCGGATTGGCACAAACAGGTACTGGAAAAACCGCAGCTTTTGGATTGCCAATGCTTCAAAACATAAAGTCAGATTCAAATCATGTTCAAGCTTTAATTTTAGCGCCAACTCGAGAGTTAGTACAACAAATAAAAAAGCAACTCTTTAAATTCACAAAGTATTGCGACAATAAGATTTTTGTTGAAGGTGTTTATGGTGGCGAAAAAATAGATATTCAAATTAAGAACTTAAAGCGTACAACTCATGTTATAGTAGCAACTCCTGGGCGATTAAACGATTTGTTAGACAGAAAAGTCATTGATATCCGTAAGGTGAACACCGTAATTTTAGATGAGGCCGACGAAATGTTAAGCATGGGGTTTAAAGATGCCTTAACCAAAATTCTTACACATACACCAGGGTCTAAGCAAACTTGGCTGTTTTCTGCAACCATCCCTTCGGGAATTCAACAAATTATAGAGCAATACATGTCGCCAAAAGCGGTTCGTGTTGTGGTAAATAAAAATGAATTGGTGAATGCGAACATTTCACATAGCTATATTACGACGACTATAGAACAAAAGCAAAATGCCATTGAGAGTATTTTGGAAGCTAGACCAGACGATCGAGGGATTATTTTTTGCAGAACAAAAGCAGGAACACAAAGTTTAACAGAAGCTTTAAAAGACGAAGGTTTTTCGGTGGAAGCTCTAGAAGGGGATATGCAACAACGCGATCGTGAAAAGGTAATGCGTGCTTTTAAGAAAGGAAATTTACAAGTTTTAATTTCTACCGATGTTTCTGCCCGAGGTATAGATGTTAACGATTTAGCCTTTGTTATACATCATCAGTTACCAGAACATTTAGAATATTATACCCATAGAAGCGGAAGAACAGCACGTGCAGGAAAAACAGGTCAATCTATAGCTTTAATTCTGGGGGGTGAGTTAAAACGCATTCATGAAATAAACAAAGCCTTAGGTATTAAATTTAAAGAGATTTCAATTTAATACACTAATTATAATAAATAAAGTGGCCGACTAGCATGTGTTAAACGTATTATTTTAACTTTCTAGTGGGCCACTTTTTTGGTTATATTTTATATTTAAAACTACCTATTAATTTAAAAGACTTAGTAATTTTTTGGCTGCCAATTCTGACGAGGCAGGATTTTGTCCGGTAATTAAATTTCCATCGGTAACCACATATTCAGACCAGTCTTCGCCTTTACTATACGTACCACCATTGCTTTTTAGCATATCTTCCACAAGAAACGGAACTACCTTTGTTAACTGAACAGCTTCTTCCTCAGAATTTGAAAATCCAGTTACTCGTTTTCCAGAAACTATAGCCGTACCATCGGTATTTTCAACTTCTTTTAATACGGCTGGAGCATGACAAACAAATCCGATAGGTTTATTAGCGGCGTTAAAATCCTCTATCAATTCAATAGAGTCGTTATCGTTAGCTAAATCCCAAAGCGGACCGTGACCACCTGGATAAAATACGGCATCAAAATCGTTCGAATTAATATGAGACAAAACCTCTGTATTGTTAATTTTATCTTGGGTAATTTTATCGGTTTTAAAACGCTCAGTAGCTTCTGTACTAGCGTCTGGTGTATCGCTACTTGGGTCTATTGGCGCTTTTCCTCCTTTAGGCGTAGCGATGGTAATAGTCGCCCCTTTATCTAATAACGTGTAATACGGACTGGCAAATTCTTCGATCCAAAATCCCGTTTTTTTACCTGTATTTCCTAAAGTATCATGCGATGTTAATACAAATAATATATTCATAATCTTAATTTTTAATGTTGGTAATAAATGATAGCTTAATAAGCCATTTGCACAATATGTTCTACGTCTTCGGGTTTTAGACTTTGATGTTCGCCTAAACCTACCCAACCACGTTCTGTAAATCGTTTTGAAATTACTTCTGCAGTACCGTCAAAATTTTCTGTGTATTTCGATAATTTGGTATCTATACCCATTTGGTTGAAAAATTGCTCAGTTCGTTCAATAGCATCATAGGCTTTATCTTCAAGCGACCCTTCGGTTATATTCCAAATGCGTTCAGCATATTGGGCTAATTTTTCCTTTTTAGTGTCAAAATTATATTGATAATGACTTGGAGCAATTATGGCTAAAGTTCGGGCGTGATCGATACCGTACAAAGCGGTTAATTCGTGGCCCATAGCGTGAACAGCCCAATCTGTTGGTACACCTTTTTGGATTAATCCATTTAATGCCATGGTACAGCTCCACATGAAATTTGAAGCCGCTTCATAATCTGTAGGGTCTTTTAATATTTTTGGAGCCACTTCGATCAGGGTTTGCATAATGCTTTCAGCAAAACGATCTTGAAGTAAAGCACCTGCAGGATACGTCATATATTGTTCTAAAACATGTGTAAAGGCATCTGTAATACCGTTTACCAACTGACGCTTAGGGATCGATTTTATAACTTGCGGGTCTAATATAGAAAACTGAGGAAATAAACCAGCCCCGCCCATACCTAACTTTTCTTTGGTTTCTGCACGCGTAATTACAGCTCCAGAATTCATCTCAGATCCTGTAGCAGGCAAGGTTAATACCGTCCCAAAAGGCATGCCTTTTAAAGTCGGTTTTCTATTGGATAATATATCCCAAGGGGTATCGCCTTCAAATAAAGCAGCGGCCGATAAAAATTTTGTACCATCGATAACAGAACCACCACCAACAGCTAATAAATAGCTTATATTTTCATTTTTAATAACTTGAAGCGCTTCTAATAAAACGGTATATTCTGGATTGGCAGGGATACCGCCAAACTCTACATAATCTATATCTTTTAAAGCGGATTGAACTTGCTCATAAATTCCATTTTTTTTGATGCTTCCACCACCATAAAGGACTAACACTTTAGCATCTGTTGGAATTTCTTTAGCGAGTTTCGCTATAGTATCTTTTCCGAAAATTATTTTTGTTGGATTTTTAAACTCAAAATTGTTCATAATCTTTATATATTTATGCTACTTCGTTTTTGTTGTGTGATGCTTAATTATACGTTAAAACAGCTTCTTTAAGGCTTCAATAATATCGCTAGGTTCAGCACGTGTTCTATAATCTACATCTACATATCTCCATTTTACTATACCATCGCGACCTAATACAAAGGTTGCAGGTATAGGTAACATACTAGCATTACCATTATTGATTTGTTCTAAATCTAACCCGCGATCTACGCGCATATGTTCAGTTAAAAATTCTGGTACTTCCCAAGCCACGCCATATTGAAAAGCGACTTTTGCATCCTGGTCTGACAATACACCGAAATCCATTTTACTAATTTCATCTTCTGTTAAACTACCATCTGGTACTTGAGGACTAATAGCAACTAAGTTTGCACCCAACGCATTAATCTCGCTTAAATGCTCTTTTAATGCTCTAAGTTGTAAGTTACAATACGGACACCAATCCCCGCGATAAAATGTAATGACTACGGGACCATTTTCTAGTAAATTGTCTAAGGACACATTTTTACCTCTAGCGTTAGGTAACTTAAATGCTGGTGCTTTTTCCCCAACTCTAATGGCATTATCTCCTTGTTCAAAGCTCTTCGCTTCTGCAATAGCCGCATCGACACCTTTCATAAAATCAGGATTTTTTAATCGGCCTTCTGCTATTTTAGCTTCAGTTTGTTCTTTTAAAGTTTTCATTTTTAATAGGTCGGTATTAGATTTTTACGATCATTTTTCCTTTATTTTTTCCACTGAATAAATCCAGGAAAGCTTGAGGTGTATTTTCGAATCCTTCTACGATCGTTTCTGTATATGTTAATTGGTCTTTACTTAACCATTGCGAAAGTTGTTTGATAGCTTCCGGAAATTTTTCAGCATAATTAGAAACAATAAAGCCTTGCATTAGGGCACTATTTTTTACTAAAAACGGTTGTACACTTAATCCGGTAGGTAATTCGGTTTTGTTATATACCGAAATAGCTCCGCAAATAATGATACGTGCAAACCGGTTTATACTGAATAAAGCTGCATCAGAAATGGGGCCGCCTACATTATCGAAATACACATCTACACCGTCTGGGCAAGTGTCTTGTATTGCTTTGGCCATATCTGGAGTTGTGTTATAATTTATAACCTCGTCGAATCCAAAATCATTCTTTAAGAGTGCGACTTTTTCATCTGTTCCGGCAATACCAACTACGCGAAGCCCTAATATTTTACCAAGCTGTCCAACAACACTTCCTACGGCTCCGGCAGCACCAGATACCAATAAGGTTTCGCCTGCTTTAGGTTTTCCTATTTCTTGAAGGCCTAAAAATGCAGTTAATCCTGTCATTCCTAAAACCCCCAAATAGGCACTAAGAGGAGCTAAATCTGCACTAACTTTTGTTAATCCTTGACCGTTAGAAATTTGTTCAGTTTTCCAGTTTAATAATCCGGATACGAAATCACCCTCTTTAAAATCGTTGTTTTTAGAGGCTTTTACTTGAGCAACAATTCCAGATGAAATAGGCTCGTTTAAATTAAAAGGAGGTACATACGATTTGGCATCGCTCATGCGTCCTCTTAAGTATGGATCTACCGAGATATATTTTGTTTCTAAAAGAATTTCACCGTCTGTTATTTCTAAATTTTCAGCCTCTTTTTGAAACTCGAAATCTGATAATTGAGGTGTTCCTTGTGGTCTACTTTTTAATAAAATGGTCTGATTCATAATTCAAAATTTAGTCTAAAACGGTTATTAAATCTTCTGTACTTTTTCTTACTTTAACTTGGTTTATTAACCAATCACTCTCTTGGTCTCTGTAGCCTAGAGGTAATAAAATGGCACTACGTAAACCTTTTTCTTTTAAACCTAAAATGTTATCTACCGCATCCGGATCGAAACCTTCCATTGGCGTAGCATCTACACCTTCGTAGGCCGCGGCTGCAATAGCTAATCCAAAAGCAATGTAAGCTTGTTTAGCAGCGTGTGTAAAATTCTCGTCTGCATCTTTTTGTGGATAGGTGTTCAATAACATTTGTCTGTATGCTTCAAAACCTTCATTTTCGTAACCACGAATTTTATTTGTCATATCGAACACTTTATTAATTCGATCTGCTGTATAAGTATCCCAAGCAGCAAAAACTAATAAATGAGAACAGTCTGTTACTACAGATTGGTTCCAAGCCACGGGCTTAATTTGTTCTTTTAATTCTTTATTTGTCACTACAATAATTTCAAAAGGTTGCAATCCGCTAGAAGTTGGCGCTAATCGCGCAGCTTCTAAAATACGGTCTATTTTGTCTTGAGATACAGTTTCGCCATTCATAGCTTTGGTTGCATATCTCCAGTTTAATTTATCTAATAATTCCATGTAACTAATATTTTTGATGTTATTATATTGTTGTTATTTTTTTATACTATCCCAAGCCGCTTGGTAAGCATGATTTAAATGATCTTTTGTGATTTTGAAATCGCCTCTTTTTTGAGCGTTTAATAAAAAGGCTAACGGATAAATACTATACGCATAAAGCACATAATGCGATAAATCTTTAATGCTATTTTCGGTGATTCCTCGATTCCATAAATCGAGTAGGGGAGCCAAGTTTTTTATGCCTTCCTGTCTGCTTGCTTCATCAATCATTGGGGTATTTTCACATTGCGAAAGGAAAAAGCCCTTCTCGATATCCTTTAATTTATAGTCGGCCATACGTCTCCAAACCATTTCAAAACCAGATTCTACCGATAAATCATCGGTGTAAGTTTCAAAGGCATACACCATATATTCTTGTTTCACTTCTTTGTAAACTTGGTTTATAAGATCTTGTTTATTTTCGAAATACAAATAAATGGTAGCAGGCGATACATTAGCCAGTTTAGCTATTTTAGCCATAGGAGCGGCATGAAACCCTTGATTGTTCACCAAATAAATGGTGGCTTTTACAAGTGCTGCACGCTTAATTTCACTCTTTTTTAAACCTGTCATAACGTTCTATTTAGAGTACAAAGGTATAAAAAAAGAATAAACGTTCATTTTTTTTAGTATAACTTTAACCTTACTAAAAAAAGGGCCAGATTCAGTATTGAAAAACAATAGAATTGTGTAACCTTACATTTGTAGATTTGCATCATGATACTAACCTTAATTTAATAATGCCTGCATGAAAACAGTAACTGATTTATATAATATTAAAATTAATAGTTTAAAGGGGACACCTATAGATTTAGAAGAATTTAGAGGTAAACGGCTATTGTTTGTAAATACCGCTTCGAAATGTGGTTTTACCAAGCAGTACGACCATTTACAAACTTTAGCAGACACTTATAAGGATACGTTGCAGGTAATTGGTGTGCCATGCAATCAGTTTGGAGGTCAAGAACCAGGAACAGCTCTAGAAATTGAATCGTTTTGTGAAGTGAATTATGGCGTAACATTTGTCATCACCGAAAAGGTACATGTAAAAGGGGAGCAACAACATCCGTTATATGCATGGCTTACTAAAAAAGAGCTTAATGGCGTTAAAAATTCGAGTGTAAAATGGAATTTTCAGAAGTATTTAATTGATGAAAAAGGTGAATTAATTGATTATTTCTATTCGATTACCAAACCTTTAAGTTCCCGTATTACAAAACATTTAAAATGAAATCCGATTAAAATGTAACCGTATTAGTTCGTAAACAGATAAATCTTGGGTAACAACACTTGGCTCATGGTAAGTTTTATATCACATAAAAAAAGCTGTCTAAAACTTAAAAGGTCTTCAGCTTGAATCTATTTCAAAATCTCATAGGGATTGGTTTACAATGTAATGAGATTCTAAAAAAGCAATCAAAATAGACAACTTTTAAATACTTTTAAACAGCCTTTTATATTTTTAAAAACGTAATATTACGCTTGAATATCTACAACTTCAATATCGAATACCACATCTTTTCCTGCTAGTGGATGATTGGCATCAAGTACAATACTGTCGTCTTTTACCGCTACAATAGTTAAATTGTGTTCTGTACCATCTGGAGCTTTAGAAATAAGTCCCATTCCAACTTCTGGTTGAATTTCTGGTGGTAATTGCGATTTTTGTACCTCTTGAATTAGTTCTGGATTGGCTTCTCCAAAAGCTTCATCTTTAGATAATGAAATGGTTTTTTTCTCATTTAATTTCATGTCGATTAGCCCTTTTTCAAAACCTGGAATCATTTGTCCTTGTCCTAAAGTAAACTCTAAAGGTTCACGTCCTTCTGAACTATCAAATACCTGACCATCTGATAATTTTCCAGTGTAATGTACCTTTACTGTGTTATTCTCTTTAACTTGACTCATAAATTATTTTTTAATATTTATAAAATAGCTACTTCATAACTTTTATGATTAATCTATTTTATTTTTTCAAGTATGCCGCGAAAACCAAGCCAAAGCCGTAAATCGGTAATAATGGCAGAAAACAAGACTATACTACCGATTTTTAAAGGTAGTATTCATTTTTTATTGGTTGAAAAAGAACACGCCAATTAAATACGGTCGTTTTAATTGGCGTGCAAAGGTTTCAAAAGGGTATATTATTTTTTATTCTAATCCGTTTATAACCCGTAATAAATTCGTTTTACTTGTAAATAAATTATACTCGGTATCAATTTTTTTAAGCTGATTTTCTATAAGTTTTACCTCGCGATAGTTTACCAAAAAGATGGAACCTTCACCTAAAGAAAACTTACGTTCCTCGCTATAAACCAATGCTTTGTAATCTTTTACAAGTTGAAATAAAATCTCATCTTGAGTACCATAAGATTCAATTTCTTTTAAGGTACTTTCAACTTTGTTTTTTAACGTAACTGTAGTTGCCGAAATATCAAAATCGATATCTTGTAATTTAATTTTAGCTAGCCTTAGGTCTGCACGTTCTTTTCGTAAAAATAGTGGCATACTAATGTTTAATCCGCTTTTATAATTAGAGGTACTAAAGGAATTTATATGCTTATAATCTGAGGACAAGAAATTATATTGTAAATCGATTTTTGGCAGTAAATTGTTTAAGGCTAATTTCTTTTCAATATCCAGACTTTCTCGTTTAAATTGTAATTCCTGAATTTTAGGATGATTTTGTAACGATTCTTCGGTTACATTTAAAATAGAACTATTTAAAACGGCATCGACATTAAATTTGGTTTCTAGGTCTGGTACAATCCCAGACTCTAATTCTAGAGGTAAATTTTCGCTTAACCATAAGAAATTCGACAACTCTAATTTTGATTTGATATAACCAATCTTAGCCTTTTCAAGGTCTAAAAACCGACTTTTTAAATTTATACTCGCTTCTAAAGTATCTATCGCGGGTTTATCGCCACCATAAAAACTAGTTTTTACATTATCTAACCGCGTTTGGGCATTTAAAACGTAATCTTTATAAACCGTTTCGGTTTGATAGTTTTTTAACCAATTAAAATAGGTTGTAATGGCTTGGTATAAAATCTCATTAATCAAAATTCTTTGTTTAGCCTCTGCCTGTTGCGCATATAATTTAGCTTGTTTTAACGTGGCCATACGGTCGTTAATCAATAAGCCTTTTGCAAGCGACATCGATACACCGGCACTATATAATCCGTCCTCGGGAGTAGTGCCTTCAGGGTTTAAATAATAACCATCGTTATTTTCGTAATTTGCTTTTAGCTCAATACCATACCAAGTGGGTATTTTAAAAGCTGAATTTAGCTTATCGTAATAGGTGGTATTCTCAAACTTTTTTCTGTTATAATTAACCTCTAATTTAGGATCGAATGCACCTCGCGATTTTAATAACTTGGCTTCACCTTCGCTAGTTGTAAGCTGTGCTTGTTTTACTATAGGATGGTACTTTTTTACAAAACCTAAATATTCTTCTAGTGTTAATATAGAATCTTTTTCTTGTGAAAATCCCGTAAAAAAAGTTAAAACACATCCAATAAGGATTAGTTTTTTCATCATAATTATTTCTTTTTTGAATCGGTTGATTTAGATGATGGCTGATAAAAATTAGGAGGGAAGCTGTTAATCTGTCTCCAAATCTCGAAGTAAATCGGAACATTATCTAATAAGGCAATGGTTCTTGCTCCCGATCCTACACGAATAGCATCTGGCCATTTTACATCATCTTTATCTGGTGCTAATAACACGCGGTACATCCCATTATCGCTAATAAAGTTTTCTATAGCAACTACTTTTGCGCCATAAGTTCCGTAAGACACGTTAGGCCATCCACTAAATACTATAGCCGGCCACCCATCGAATTGTGCACGAACATTTTCTCCGATATGAATTAATGGTAAATCTATTGGGCGTACATACATTTCTATAGCCAACTCATAATTAGACGGCATAATGCTTACCAATTGCTCACCTTCTTTAAAAGTTTCTCCAATCCCCGATTTTATGGCTTTATTGATATAACCATTCTGTGGGGCAGTAACAAACATTAAACTGTTACGCTTTTTATAATTGGCTAAACTGGTTTCTAATTTTGAAACTTGGGCTTGCGTATCGAAACCACTAGATTGCGCCGTATATAAATCGCTTTGGGCTTTTGCTAGCTTATCGTTATACGTGGCGGTGATGGTAGAAATGGCAAGCTCACTATTAAGCAATTCGTTTTTGGTACTTAATAATTTGTTTTCCTGAGAAATTAATTTCGCTGAAACTTCTTGAAGTTTAGACTGCTTTTCCTCAATATCTTTTACCGCTTTTATACCTTCTTTCTCCAAAGCTACAGTACGTTCATACTGTGTTTTGGCAATATCGGCATGAATTTTAACTGCTTCTAAATCGATACTATCGCTAGTAACTTTAAAGTGGGCTTGTTTTAATTTATTTCTAGCCTGTTCTAGTTTAAGATCACGCTCTTGTTTTAAGGCTTGAATTTGATTTTCTAAAGCCAATCCCTTGTTTTTATAAGCTTCTACCGATGAGGCTTTGGCATGAATTTGATCGTCTGTTCTCTGGGTTAATTGCTCGTCAAAATACTCACTTTTCACTTCCGAAATTCGTAAAATGGTATCGCCTTTCTTTACGAAATCCCCTTCTTGTACAAACCATTCTTCTATTCGACCTGGGATTTGAGACTGTAAGGTTTGCGGACGCTGATTTGGTTTTAATGTGGTAACCTGGCCATTACTGGTAATGTTCTGAGTCCACGGT encodes:
- a CDS encoding peroxiredoxin-like family protein, with amino-acid sequence MKTLKEQTEAKIAEGRLKNPDFMKGVDAAIAEAKSFEQGDNAIRVGEKAPAFKLPNARGKNVSLDNLLENGPVVITFYRGDWCPYCNLQLRALKEHLSEINALGANLVAISPQVPDGSLTEDEISKMDFGVLSDQDAKVAFQYGVAWEVPEFLTEHMRVDRGLDLEQINNGNASMLPIPATFVLGRDGIVKWRYVDVDYRTRAEPSDIIEALKKLF
- a CDS encoding NADP-dependent oxidoreductase; translated protein: MNQTILLKSRPQGTPQLSDFEFQKEAENLEITDGEILLETKYISVDPYLRGRMSDAKSYVPPFNLNEPISSGIVAQVKASKNNDFKEGDFVSGLLNWKTEQISNGQGLTKVSADLAPLSAYLGVLGMTGLTAFLGLQEIGKPKAGETLLVSGAAGAVGSVVGQLGKILGLRVVGIAGTDEKVALLKNDFGFDEVINYNTTPDMAKAIQDTCPDGVDVYFDNVGGPISDAALFSINRFARIIICGAISVYNKTELPTGLSVQPFLVKNSALMQGFIVSNYAEKFPEAIKQLSQWLSKDQLTYTETIVEGFENTPQAFLDLFSGKNKGKMIVKI
- a CDS encoding iron-containing alcohol dehydrogenase — its product is MNNFEFKNPTKIIFGKDTIAKLAKEIPTDAKVLVLYGGGSIKKNGIYEQVQSALKDIDYVEFGGIPANPEYTVLLEALQVIKNENISYLLAVGGGSVIDGTKFLSAAALFEGDTPWDILSNRKPTLKGMPFGTVLTLPATGSEMNSGAVITRAETKEKLGMGGAGLFPQFSILDPQVIKSIPKRQLVNGITDAFTHVLEQYMTYPAGALLQDRFAESIMQTLIEVAPKILKDPTDYEAASNFMWSCTMALNGLIQKGVPTDWAVHAMGHELTALYGIDHARTLAIIAPSHYQYNFDTKKEKLAQYAERIWNITEGSLEDKAYDAIERTEQFFNQMGIDTKLSKYTENFDGTAEVISKRFTERGWVGLGEHQSLKPEDVEHIVQMAY
- a CDS encoding FKBP-type peptidyl-prolyl cis-trans isomerase, coding for MSQVKENNTVKVHYTGKLSDGQVFDSSEGREPLEFTLGQGQMIPGFEKGLIDMKLNEKKTISLSKDEAFGEANPELIQEVQKSQLPPEIQPEVGMGLISKAPDGTEHNLTIVAVKDDSIVLDANHPLAGKDVVFDIEVVDIQA
- a CDS encoding TolC family protein, whose translation is MMKKLILIGCVLTFFTGFSQEKDSILTLEEYLGFVKKYHPIVKQAQLTTSEGEAKLLKSRGAFDPKLEVNYNRKKFENTTYYDKLNSAFKIPTWYGIELKANYENNDGYYLNPEGTTPEDGLYSAGVSMSLAKGLLINDRMATLKQAKLYAQQAEAKQRILINEILYQAITTYFNWLKNYQTETVYKDYVLNAQTRLDNVKTSFYGGDKPAIDTLEASINLKSRFLDLEKAKIGYIKSKLELSNFLWLSENLPLELESGIVPDLETKFNVDAVLNSSILNVTEESLQNHPKIQELQFKRESLDIEKKLALNNLLPKIDLQYNFLSSDYKHINSFSTSNYKSGLNISMPLFLRKERADLRLAKIKLQDIDFDISATTVTLKNKVESTLKEIESYGTQDEILFQLVKDYKALVYSEERKFSLGEGSIFLVNYREVKLIENQLKKIDTEYNLFTSKTNLLRVINGLE
- a CDS encoding type 1 glutamine amidotransferase domain-containing protein, with the protein product MNILFVLTSHDTLGNTGKKTGFWIEEFASPYYTLLDKGATITIATPKGGKAPIDPSSDTPDASTEATERFKTDKITQDKINNTEVLSHINSNDFDAVFYPGGHGPLWDLANDNDSIELIEDFNAANKPIGFVCHAPAVLKEVENTDGTAIVSGKRVTGFSNSEEEAVQLTKVVPFLVEDMLKSNGGTYSKGEDWSEYVVTDGNLITGQNPASSELAAKKLLSLLN
- a CDS encoding glutathione peroxidase, producing the protein MKTVTDLYNIKINSLKGTPIDLEEFRGKRLLFVNTASKCGFTKQYDHLQTLADTYKDTLQVIGVPCNQFGGQEPGTALEIESFCEVNYGVTFVITEKVHVKGEQQHPLYAWLTKKELNGVKNSSVKWNFQKYLIDEKGELIDYFYSITKPLSSRITKHLK
- a CDS encoding HlyD family secretion protein, producing the protein MLNISSNKVSEYIDIKSFKSGKHIFNKEYHKGFKKFLLIFSILLLIIMFLPWTQNITSNGQVTTLKPNQRPQTLQSQIPGRIEEWFVQEGDFVKKGDTILRISEVKSEYFDEQLTQRTDDQIHAKASSVEAYKNKGLALENQIQALKQERDLKLEQARNKLKQAHFKVTSDSIDLEAVKIHADIAKTQYERTVALEKEGIKAVKDIEEKQSKLQEVSAKLISQENKLLSTKNELLNSELAISTITATYNDKLAKAQSDLYTAQSSGFDTQAQVSKLETSLANYKKRNSLMFVTAPQNGYINKAIKSGIGETFKEGEQLVSIMPSNYELAIEMYVRPIDLPLIHIGENVRAQFDGWPAIVFSGWPNVSYGTYGAKVVAIENFISDNGMYRVLLAPDKDDVKWPDAIRVGSGARTIALLDNVPIYFEIWRQINSFPPNFYQPSSKSTDSKKK
- a CDS encoding DEAD/DEAH box helicase codes for the protein MATFKHLGVKPEFVKSLKELNIKFPTEIQEKAIPVLLQSQTDFIGLAQTGTGKTAAFGLPMLQNIKSDSNHVQALILAPTRELVQQIKKQLFKFTKYCDNKIFVEGVYGGEKIDIQIKNLKRTTHVIVATPGRLNDLLDRKVIDIRKVNTVILDEADEMLSMGFKDALTKILTHTPGSKQTWLFSATIPSGIQQIIEQYMSPKAVRVVVNKNELVNANISHSYITTTIEQKQNAIESILEARPDDRGIIFCRTKAGTQSLTEALKDEGFSVEALEGDMQQRDREKVMRAFKKGNLQVLISTDVSARGIDVNDLAFVIHHQLPEHLEYYTHRSGRTARAGKTGQSIALILGGELKRIHEINKALGIKFKEISI
- a CDS encoding NAD(P)H-dependent oxidoreductase gives rise to the protein MELLDKLNWRYATKAMNGETVSQDKIDRILEAARLAPTSSGLQPFEIIVVTNKELKEQIKPVAWNQSVVTDCSHLLVFAAWDTYTADRINKVFDMTNKIRGYENEGFEAYRQMLLNTYPQKDADENFTHAAKQAYIAFGLAIAAAAYEGVDATPMEGFDPDAVDNILGLKEKGLRSAILLPLGYRDQESDWLINQVKVRKSTEDLITVLD
- a CDS encoding TetR/AcrR family transcriptional regulator; this translates as MTGLKKSEIKRAALVKATIYLVNNQGFHAAPMAKIAKLANVSPATIYLYFENKQDLINQVYKEVKQEYMVYAFETYTDDLSVESGFEMVWRRMADYKLKDIEKGFFLSQCENTPMIDEASRQEGIKNLAPLLDLWNRGITENSIKDLSHYVLYAYSIYPLAFLLNAQKRGDFKITKDHLNHAYQAAWDSIKK